The following proteins come from a genomic window of Streptomyces sp. NBC_01716:
- a CDS encoding DUF742 domain-containing protein, translated as MSQAGDDPKHWFDGEAGPVVRPYAMTRGRTSSATRHRLDLIAIVIPASAAGDPAGDRTLSPEHVEIVELCRASPQSIAELAAGLDLPVGVVRVFVGDLVESELVHVTRPVPPAELPDVNILREVINGLRAL; from the coding sequence ATGAGCCAAGCAGGCGATGATCCGAAGCACTGGTTCGACGGCGAGGCCGGACCAGTGGTGCGCCCGTACGCCATGACACGCGGCCGGACCAGCAGCGCGACCCGGCACCGGCTCGATCTGATCGCCATCGTCATCCCGGCGTCCGCCGCCGGCGATCCGGCCGGCGACCGGACCCTGTCTCCGGAGCATGTGGAGATAGTCGAACTCTGCAGAGCCAGTCCCCAGTCGATCGCGGAACTCGCCGCGGGCCTCGACCTCCCCGTGGGGGTGGTGCGGGTCTTCGTCGGAGACCTGGTCGAGAGTGAACTGGTGCACGTAACCCGTCCCGTTCCGCCGGCCGAGCTGCCGGACGTGAACATTCTCCGCGAGGTGATCAATGGTCTTCGGGCGCTCTAG
- a CDS encoding DUF962 domain-containing protein has protein sequence MATETTGTTATSESYESYEEFWPYYVAMHSRAATRWVHLTGTLTGLAVSVYGLARGRKRYVAALPLIGYGTAWPAHFFIEKNNPASFGHPAWSLRGDVQMIRMMLAGRDAELAEIAAKWLAENR, from the coding sequence ATGGCAACGGAGACAACGGGCACAACGGCGACATCCGAGTCGTACGAGTCGTACGAGGAATTCTGGCCCTATTACGTGGCGATGCACTCCCGGGCGGCCACCCGCTGGGTCCATCTCACGGGGACGCTCACCGGGCTCGCCGTCAGCGTCTACGGGCTGGCGCGCGGCCGGAAGCGGTATGTGGCGGCGCTGCCGTTGATCGGCTACGGAACGGCCTGGCCCGCCCACTTCTTCATCGAGAAGAACAATCCCGCGAGCTTCGGGCATCCCGCGTGGTCGCTGCGCGGCGACGTGCAGATGATCCGCATGATGCTGGCGGGGCGGGACGCCGAGCTGGCCGAGATCGCCGCGAAGTGGCTCGCCGAGAATCGCTGA
- a CDS encoding M15 family metallopeptidase, with amino-acid sequence MTRLASTLRALAAAAAALLAVTAGAPGASGATGTSEASGTTGPAGPLSPTAPEEFVALRTVAPTILHDIRYLTPHNFVGEPVDGYEQPLCVLTRPAARALQRAQWRLLRQGYSLKVYDCYRPQRAVDHFVSWAKDLADDRMKTEFYPRVDKSRLFTDGYIAEKSGHSRGSTVDLTIVELPVRPTRPYVPGEKLVPCYAPQGERFRDNSVDMGTGYDCFDTLSHTDDPRIKGKQRANRQLLKSTLADVGFTNLPEEWWHFTHKPELFPDTYFDFPVSWRSVIGR; translated from the coding sequence ATGACACGACTCGCTTCCACACTCCGCGCGTTGGCCGCCGCCGCTGCCGCGCTGCTCGCCGTGACCGCCGGGGCTCCGGGGGCGTCCGGGGCGACCGGGACGTCCGAAGCCTCCGGGACGACCGGGCCCGCCGGGCCGCTCTCACCCACGGCGCCCGAGGAGTTCGTGGCGCTGCGGACCGTGGCACCGACGATCCTCCACGACATCCGCTACCTCACGCCGCACAACTTCGTGGGCGAGCCGGTCGACGGTTACGAGCAGCCGCTCTGCGTCCTCACACGCCCGGCCGCGCGGGCGCTCCAGCGGGCGCAGTGGAGACTGCTGCGGCAGGGCTACTCCCTCAAGGTCTACGACTGCTACCGCCCGCAGCGCGCGGTCGACCACTTCGTCAGCTGGGCGAAGGACCTGGCGGACGACAGGATGAAAACGGAGTTCTATCCACGAGTCGACAAGTCGAGACTGTTCACCGACGGCTACATCGCCGAGAAGTCCGGGCACAGCCGTGGCAGTACGGTCGACCTGACGATCGTCGAACTGCCGGTCAGGCCGACGCGGCCGTATGTGCCGGGCGAGAAGCTCGTCCCCTGCTACGCGCCGCAGGGTGAGCGGTTCCGGGACAACTCCGTGGACATGGGCACCGGTTACGACTGCTTCGACACGCTGTCGCACACCGACGACCCGCGCATCAAGGGCAAGCAGCGCGCGAACCGGCAGCTCCTGAAGAGCACGCTGGCCGACGTCGGATTCACCAACCTCCCCGAGGAGTGGTGGCACTTCACCCACAAGCCGGAACTCTTCCCCGACACCTACTTCGACTTCCCGGTGTCCTGGCGCTCGGTCATCGGTCGCTGA
- a CDS encoding NUDIX domain-containing protein, translated as MSDLRNDFVKNSHCGTCGSPYPADAGWPRTCRVCGDTAYRNPLPVAVTLLPVTDDRGTSLVVITRTIEPRRGHVALPGGFIDHDEDWRHAAVRELREETGIEAADADVRLADAMSSPGGHLLLFALLPERPVAELPETVATDETEGWHLLRAPAELAFPLHTRAVRAWFAGRYVMAQEPPLRPV; from the coding sequence GTGTCCGACCTCAGAAACGACTTCGTGAAGAACTCCCACTGCGGCACCTGCGGCTCGCCGTACCCGGCAGACGCCGGCTGGCCCCGCACCTGCCGCGTCTGCGGCGACACCGCCTACCGCAACCCCCTGCCGGTCGCGGTCACCCTGCTGCCCGTCACCGATGACCGCGGCACCTCGCTCGTGGTCATCACCCGCACCATCGAACCCCGGCGCGGCCACGTCGCCCTCCCCGGCGGCTTCATCGACCACGACGAGGACTGGCGGCACGCCGCCGTACGGGAGTTGCGCGAGGAGACCGGCATCGAGGCCGCCGACGCGGACGTACGGCTGGCCGACGCGATGAGCTCGCCGGGCGGCCATCTGCTGCTCTTCGCGCTGCTGCCGGAGCGCCCCGTCGCGGAGCTGCCCGAGACCGTCGCCACCGACGAGACGGAGGGATGGCATCTGCTGCGTGCGCCGGCCGAGCTCGCGTTCCCGCTCCACACGCGGGCCGTACGGGCCTGGTTCGCCGGCCGGTACGTCATGGCCCAGGAACCTCCCCTACGCCCCGTCTGA
- a CDS encoding roadblock/LC7 domain-containing protein, with translation MTAPKAAASDSTRRGSVPGDLNWLLDELVERVGSIRKAIVLSGDGLATGTSKELTREDGEHLAAVASGFHSLAKGVGRHFEAGKVRQTVVELDDAFLFVTAAGDGSCLAVLSDSDSDVGQVAYEMTLMVKRVGVHLGAAPRAEQPAGQPATG, from the coding sequence ATGACCGCACCGAAAGCCGCCGCATCTGATTCCACACGCCGCGGATCCGTTCCGGGCGACCTCAACTGGCTCCTGGACGAGCTGGTGGAACGGGTCGGCAGCATACGTAAGGCGATCGTCCTCTCCGGGGACGGCCTCGCCACGGGAACGTCCAAGGAACTCACCCGCGAGGACGGCGAGCATCTCGCCGCCGTCGCCTCCGGCTTCCACAGCCTCGCCAAGGGCGTCGGCCGGCACTTCGAGGCGGGCAAGGTACGCCAGACCGTCGTCGAACTCGACGACGCCTTCCTCTTCGTGACGGCGGCGGGCGACGGCAGCTGCCTGGCCGTGCTCTCCGACTCCGACTCCGACGTCGGCCAGGTCGCGTACGAGATGACGCTCATGGTCAAGCGCGTCGGCGTCCACCTCGGTGCCGCCCCTCGCGCGGAACAGCCCGCCGGACAGCCCGCCACAGGGTGA
- a CDS encoding GTP-binding protein — protein MVFGRSSRGQRPIEPVTLKILVAGGFGVGKTTLVGAVSEIKPLRTEEVLTEAGRPIDDIAGVEGKTTTTVAMDFGRITLRDDLVLYLFGTPGQDRFWFLWDELAQGALGAVVLADTRRLEDSFAAIDYFERRDIPFAVAVNCFEDAVRFPADTVRTALDLDAEVPLLMCDARGRESVKDVLVAVVEHAMIRARQQREPAVTT, from the coding sequence ATGGTCTTCGGGCGCTCTAGCCGTGGACAGCGGCCGATCGAGCCGGTGACTCTGAAGATCCTGGTGGCCGGCGGCTTCGGGGTCGGCAAGACCACCCTCGTGGGCGCGGTGAGCGAGATCAAACCGCTTCGCACCGAGGAGGTGCTGACGGAGGCGGGCCGGCCCATCGACGACATCGCCGGGGTCGAGGGCAAGACCACGACCACGGTCGCCATGGACTTCGGGCGCATCACGCTCCGCGACGACCTGGTGCTGTATCTGTTCGGCACACCGGGCCAGGACCGCTTCTGGTTCCTCTGGGACGAGCTGGCCCAGGGCGCGCTGGGCGCGGTCGTCCTGGCCGACACCCGGCGGCTGGAGGACTCCTTCGCGGCGATCGACTACTTCGAGCGGCGGGACATCCCGTTCGCCGTCGCAGTCAACTGCTTCGAGGACGCTGTCCGTTTCCCGGCCGATACCGTCCGGACGGCGCTCGATCTCGACGCGGAGGTACCGCTGCTGATGTGCGACGCGCGGGGCCGCGAGTCCGTCAAGGACGTCCTGGTGGCGGTCGTGGAGCACGCGATGATCCGCGCCCGGCAGCAGCGCGAGCCCGCGGTCACCACCTGA
- a CDS encoding glycoside hydrolase family 31 protein: MDGRELLRSMKDVGSVRGMRTVRSAWRHRRTDGRDLPARGAERARVPGPMSGAEPLAGGGIVRFARAELRVWVAVGGGVFWGWDGAEPLPSYGLECDPPEPDPRAVLEPDKDGGWRVISERVTVTVSRHGGVEVATPGGVVVRRELPPRWWEPVDGEGPARWAQRAEVAADARFFGLGGRASGPRLRDGVYRLWNTDPRGRFGPGDDPLYITMPVQLVVADGGTHLAFYDNSWDGRITLKEGEEGAGSGHDRPGTSEVRMEGGPLRCWVLVGTPARVLHGWTALTGVPALPPAWALGPQHARWGFGGAEEVRRIVAGYLERGLPLSALHLDIDHYEGHQVFTVDRRSYPDLPALAKELKTQGVRLVSIVDPAVKAKPGNETYDSGSAAGAFVRDARGDDVRGEVWPGECVYPDFTDPAVREWWGGLYEERLAQGFSGVWHDMNEPVSFAPFGDMTLPRSARHALDGRGGDHREAHNVYGLTMAMAGYEGLRRLRPDKRPFLFSRSGWAGMQRYGGTWSGDVETGWPGLRASLSLVLGLGLCGVPYSGPDVGGFTGNPSPELFLRWYQLGAYLPLFRTHASIEAGRREPWEFGDEVLGRARTALLERERLGPYFMTLAQLARLTGAPYARPVWWGSPEDRALRDCEDAFLLGDSLLVAPVLEAGADRRAVRLPRGRWYDTATGTAYEGPGQVLLDAPLSRIPVLARAGAVIPVRGPAEADGTPGGIELEVWPPAPRRTGGGLVVRDAGDGWAHPEVERYTSRLVRGEVVVERVTDDGVVPPELPVRVRGQRARRG, from the coding sequence ATGGACGGTCGTGAACTGCTGCGTTCGATGAAAGATGTCGGTTCGGTACGGGGGATGCGGACGGTTCGGTCGGCCTGGCGGCACCGGCGTACGGACGGACGGGATCTGCCGGCGCGTGGCGCGGAGCGGGCCAGGGTGCCCGGACCGATGAGTGGTGCGGAGCCGTTGGCGGGTGGTGGGATCGTCCGGTTCGCGCGGGCCGAGCTGCGGGTGTGGGTGGCCGTCGGCGGTGGGGTCTTCTGGGGCTGGGACGGGGCCGAGCCACTGCCGTCGTACGGGCTGGAGTGCGATCCGCCCGAGCCCGATCCGCGGGCCGTGCTGGAGCCGGACAAGGACGGCGGCTGGCGGGTGATCTCGGAGCGTGTGACGGTCACGGTCTCGCGGCACGGCGGGGTGGAGGTGGCGACCCCGGGGGGCGTCGTGGTGCGCCGTGAGCTGCCGCCGCGCTGGTGGGAGCCGGTGGATGGCGAGGGGCCCGCGCGCTGGGCGCAGCGGGCCGAGGTGGCCGCCGACGCGCGTTTCTTCGGGCTCGGCGGGCGGGCTTCGGGGCCCCGGCTGCGGGACGGTGTGTACCGCCTCTGGAACACCGATCCGCGCGGTCGCTTCGGTCCTGGCGACGATCCGCTCTACATCACCATGCCGGTGCAGCTGGTGGTGGCGGACGGCGGCACGCATCTCGCCTTCTACGACAACTCGTGGGACGGGCGCATCACTCTTAAAGAGGGCGAGGAGGGCGCGGGCTCCGGTCATGACAGGCCGGGCACCTCCGAGGTGCGGATGGAGGGCGGTCCGCTGCGCTGCTGGGTGCTGGTGGGCACGCCCGCGCGGGTGCTGCACGGCTGGACGGCCCTGACGGGGGTGCCCGCGCTGCCTCCCGCGTGGGCGCTGGGGCCGCAGCACGCGCGGTGGGGTTTCGGCGGCGCCGAGGAGGTGCGGCGGATCGTGGCGGGCTACCTGGAGCGCGGACTGCCGCTGTCGGCGCTCCATCTGGACATCGATCACTACGAGGGCCATCAGGTGTTCACGGTCGACCGGCGGAGCTATCCCGATCTGCCCGCTCTCGCCAAGGAGTTGAAGACGCAGGGAGTGCGGCTGGTCTCGATCGTCGATCCGGCGGTGAAGGCGAAGCCGGGGAACGAGACGTACGACAGCGGCTCGGCGGCCGGGGCGTTCGTCCGGGACGCGCGCGGTGACGACGTACGGGGTGAGGTCTGGCCGGGCGAGTGCGTCTATCCGGACTTCACCGATCCGGCGGTGCGCGAGTGGTGGGGCGGTCTGTACGAGGAGAGGCTGGCGCAGGGCTTCTCGGGGGTCTGGCACGACATGAACGAGCCCGTGTCGTTCGCGCCGTTCGGGGACATGACGCTGCCCCGGTCGGCCAGACACGCGCTCGACGGGCGCGGCGGCGATCACCGGGAGGCCCACAACGTGTACGGGCTGACGATGGCGATGGCCGGGTACGAGGGGCTGCGGCGGCTGCGGCCCGACAAGCGGCCCTTCCTCTTCTCCCGTTCGGGATGGGCGGGCATGCAGCGCTACGGCGGCACCTGGTCGGGTGATGTGGAGACCGGGTGGCCGGGGCTGCGCGCCTCGCTCTCCCTGGTGCTGGGGCTGGGGCTGTGCGGGGTGCCGTACTCGGGGCCGGACGTGGGTGGCTTCACCGGGAACCCGTCGCCGGAGCTGTTTCTGCGCTGGTACCAACTGGGCGCGTATCTGCCGCTGTTCCGTACGCACGCGTCGATCGAGGCGGGCCGCAGGGAGCCGTGGGAGTTCGGTGACGAGGTGCTCGGACGCGCGCGCACCGCGCTGCTGGAGCGGGAGCGGCTGGGGCCGTATTTCATGACGCTGGCGCAGCTGGCACGGCTGACGGGCGCTCCGTACGCCCGTCCGGTGTGGTGGGGCTCGCCGGAGGACCGGGCGCTGCGGGACTGCGAGGACGCGTTCCTGCTCGGGGACTCGCTGCTGGTGGCGCCGGTGCTGGAGGCGGGTGCGGACCGGCGCGCGGTGCGGCTGCCGCGCGGGCGCTGGTACGACACGGCGACCGGGACGGCGTACGAGGGACCCGGTCAGGTCCTGCTGGACGCCCCACTGTCGCGCATCCCGGTGCTGGCGCGGGCGGGCGCGGTGATCCCGGTACGGGGCCCGGCCGAGGCCGACGGGACGCCCGGGGGGATCGAGCTGGAGGTGTGGCCGCCGGCGCCGCGGCGTACGGGCGGCGGACTGGTGGTGCGGGACGCAGGGGACGGGTGGGCGCATCCGGAGGTGGAGCGGTACACCTCACGGCTGGTGCGCGGCGAGGTCGTGGTCGAGCGGGTGACGGACGACGGGGTGGTGCCGCCGGAACTCCCCGTACGGGTGCGGGGGCAGCGCGCCCGGCGGGGGTGA